One window from the genome of Gadus macrocephalus chromosome 7, ASM3116895v1 encodes:
- the thoc2 gene encoding THO complex subunit 2 isoform X2, translating to MATLLLQTDWIKNWEKSGKHEFVQLCKDLSEKPSHGCEVRDMQTALYELCWQGVQGHLKLDLAASVLGDMMELREDMASILADVFSILDIETSAMEEKHRRENYTQLVGACLMFVPEVILKERLDPDTLESLGLIKQAHQFNQKIVKIKTKLFYKQQKFNLLREENEGYAKLISELGQDLSGNITSHVVLESIKSLIGCFNLDPNRVLDIILEVYEGRSDQDHFFLSLIKSYMCEPLTLCHMLGFKFKFYQEPNEETPRSLYHIAAALLHHNLVELEDLYVHLLPQDVSIVEEHKKEIQEAKQIARKLVMVVVPSEKSEDKDKEKEEEKNDKPPDNQKLGLLEALLRIGDWHHAQSIMDQMPSFYATSHKAIALALCQLVHLTVDPLYRRAAVPKGAKGRVLRPLRSRRTPRPAESFEDLRQDTFSMLCYLGPHLSHDPILFAKVVRLGKAFMKEYLAENRAEFKDKMETLLSCFLSIADQVLLPSLSLLECNACLSEEVWGLFKLFPYQHRYRLYGQWKNETYSSHPLLVKVKAQTIDRAKYIMKRLTKENVKPSGRQIGKLSHSNPTILFDYILSQIQWYDNLIGPVVDSLKYLTSLNYDLLAYCIIEALANPEKEKMKHDDTTISSWLQSLASLCGAVFRKYPIELAGLLQYVTNQLKAGKSFDLLILKEVVQKMAGIEITDEMTSEQLEAMTGGEQLKAEGGYFGQIRNTKKSSQRLKDALLDHELALPLCLLMAQQRNGVVFLEGGEKHLKLVGKLYDQCHDTLVQFGGFLASNLSTEDYIKRVPSIDILCNKFHTPHDAAFFLSRPMYAHQILSRYDELKKGEKGSRQQPKVHKYVAACEQVMGPVHEAVVSLHPPRVWDDLRPQFYATFWSLTMYDLAAPHTAYEREVNKLKVQIKAIEDNPEIPVNKKKKEKERCTALQDKLLEEERKQLEHVQRVLHRLKLEKDNWLLAKSTKNETITKFLQLCLFPRCIFSAIDAVYCARFVELVHQQKTPNFCTLLCYDRVFSAIIYTVASCTENESRRYGRFLCCMLETVTRWHSDRSIYEKECANYPGFLTIFRATGFDGGNKADQLDYENFRHVVHKWHYMLTKASVHCLETGEYTHIRNVLIVLTKILPCYPKVLNLGQALECRVHKICLEEKEKRPDLYALAMGYSGQLKGRKAHMVPENEFHHKEQPASRTALGGQQNGPLASKAPASKTEDPGAEDGDRGKDKTAGTTKPVNKANSTTAKVTTSNGNSAPNSTKATKEDKEKSGKEKKKEKTPGSTPETKGERRDKREERGAGGKEERTGGGGGGGGGGAAAKEERAGREGKERTPKAERDKLKEEKSSAKEEAKEASRESKSKEKERGATGGAKLPPPRPESETERETKRRKLDSHSSPSHSSSVKDANTDPKDSASKQHPGYNCVSRSKSREREQDKNDGSTPRGKDKKEEKERKERKRDHIISDPEVPLETKRRKDENGTNSCKNSKSTSPSSDAPLSVEKEKTKRSKSSSKEKSDSVKPERTSSGGKKESRHDKEKSEKKEKRDSSSGKEEKKHHKSSDKHR from the exons TGTGCAGCTGTGTAAGGATCTCTCAGAGAAACCAAGCCATGGCTGTGAGGTTAGAG ACATGCAGACGGCCCTATATGAGCTGTGCTGGCAGGGGGTTCAGGGTCACCTCAAGCTGGACCTAGCTGCTTCTGTCCTTGGAGACATGATG GAACTCCGAGAGGACATGGCCTCCATACTGGCAGACGTCTTCAGCATACTGG ATATTGAGACGAGTGCCATGGAAGAGAAACACAGACGGGAGAACTACACCCAGCTGGTCGGAGCCTGTCTG ATGTTCGTGCCAGAGGTGATTCTGAAGGAGCGTCTGGACCCAGACACGCTGGAGTCCCTGGGCCTCATAAAGCAGGCCCACCAGTTCAACCAGAAGATCGTCAAAATCAAGACCAAGCTATT CTACAAGCAGCAGAAGTTCAACCTGCTGCGAGAGGAGAACGAGGGATACGCTAAGCTGATCTCAGAGCTGGGTCAGGACCTGTCTGGGAACATCACCAGCCACGTAGTGCTGGAGAGCATCAAGTCACTCATAG GCTGTTTCAACCTGGACCCCAACCGCGTGCTCGACATCATCCTGGAGGTGTACGAGGGCCGCTCGGACCAGGACcacttcttcctctccctcatcaAGTCCTACATGTGTGAACCACTCACCCTCTGCCACATGCTGGgcttcaagttcaagttctaCCAG gaGCCTAATGAGGAAACCCCCAGGTCTCTGTACCACATCGCTGCTGCTCTGCTCCACCACAACCTGGTAGAGCTGGAGGACCTCTACGTACAC CTCCTGCCACAAGATGTCAGTATAgtggaggaacacaagaaggaGATCCAGGAGGCCAAGCAGATCGCACGCAagctggtgatggtggtggtgcccTCGGAGAAGAGCgaggacaaggacaaggagaaggaggaggagaagaacgaCAAG cctCCAGACAACCAGAAGCTGGGTCTCCTGGAGGCGCTGCTCCGCATCGGGGACTGGCATCACGCCCAGAGCATCATGGACCAGATGCCCTCCTTCTACGCCACCTCGCACAAGGCCATCGCCCTGGCCCTCTGCCAGCTGGTGCACCTCACCGTGGACCCCCTCTACCGCAG GGCCGCTGTTCCCAAGGGGGCCAAGGGGCGCGTGTTGAGGCCCCTGAGAAGCCGCCGGACCCCCCGGCCGGCCGAGAGCTTCGAGGACCTGCGGCAGGACACCTTCAGCATGCTCTGCTACCTGGGCCCCCACCTGTCCCACGACCCCATCCTCTTCGCCAAGGTGGTCCGCCTGGGAAAGGCCTTCATGAAAGAG TACCTGGCTGAGAACAGGGCTGAGTTCAAAGACAAGATG GAGACGCTGCTGAGCTGCTTCCTGAGCATCGCGGACCAggtgctcctcccctccctctccctgctggAGTGCAACGCCTGCCTGTCTGAAGAGGTCTGGGGGCTCTTCAAGCTGTTCCCCTACCAGCACAG GTACCGGCTGTACGGTCAGTGGAAGAACGAGACGTACTCCAGCCATCCTCTGCTGGTCAAGGTGAAGGCCCAGACCATCGACCGGGCCAAGTACATCATGAA GCGGTTGACCAAGGAGAACGTGAAGCCGTCGGGGAGGCAGATCGGCAAGCTCAGCCATAGCAACCCCACCATCCTCTTCGACTAC ATCCTGTCCCAGATCCAGTGGTACGATAACCTAATCGGGCCTGTGGTGGACTCTCTGAAGTACCTCACGTCCCTGAACTACGACCTGCTGGCCT ATTGCATCATCGAGGCTCTGGCCAATCcggagaaggagaagatgaaACACGACgacaccaccatctcctcctggCTGCAGA GTCTGGCCAGTCTGTGTGGAGCGGTGTTCAGGAAGTACCCCATCGAGCTGGCCGGCCTGCTGCAGTATGTGACCAATCAGCTGAAGGCAGGGAAGAG cttTGACCTGCTGATCCTGAAGGAGGTGGTGCAGAAGATGGCCGGCATCGAGATCACGGACGAGATGACGTCGGAGCAGCTGGAGGCAATGACCGGGGGAGAACAGCTCAAAGCAGAG GGGGGGTACTTCGGTCAGATCCGTAACACTAAGAAGTCGTCCCAGCGGCTGAAGGACGCGCTGCTGGACCACGAGCTGGCCCTGCCCCTCTGCCTTCTCATGGCCCAGCAGAGGAACGGGGTGGTGTTCCTGGAGGGCGGCGAGAAGCACCTCAAGCTGGTGGGGAAGCTCTACGACCAG TGCCACGACACCCTGGTCCAGTTCGGGGGCTTCCTGGCCTCCAACCTGAGCACGGAGGACTACATCAAGAGGGTCCCCTCCATCGACATCCTGTGCAACAAGTTCCACACGCCCCATGACGCGGCCTTCTTCCTGTCCCGACCCATGTACGCCCACCAGATCCTG TCGCGCTACGACGAGCTGAAGAAGGGGGAGaagggcagccggcagcagccCAAGGTGCACAAGTACGTGGCGGCGTGCGAGCAGGTGATGGGCCCGGTGCACGAGGCGGTGGTGTCCCTGCACCCGCCGCGGGTCTGGGACGACCTGCGGCCTCAGTTCTACGCCACCTTCTGGTCGCTCACCATGTACGACCTGGCCGCGCCCCACACCGCCTACGAGCGGGAGGTCAACAAGCTGAAGGTCCAGATCAAGGCCATCGAGGACAACCCCGAGATA CCGgtgaacaagaagaagaaggagaaggagcgctGCACGGCCCTGCAGGAcaagctgctggaggaggagaggaagcagCTGGAGCACGTCCAGAGGGTCCTGCACCGCCTCAAGCTGGAGAAGGACAACTGGTTACTGGCCA AATCCACGAAGAACGAGACCATCACCAAGTTCCTGCAGCTCTGTCTCTTCCCTCGCTGCATCTTCTCGGCCATCGACGCCGTCTACTGCGCCCGCTTCGTGGAGCTGGTGCACCAGCAGAAGACGCCCAACTTCTGCACCCTGCTGTGCTACGACcgg GTGTTCTCCGCCATCATCTACACGGTGGCCAGCTGCACGGAGAACGAGTCGCGGCGCTACGGACGCTTCCTCTGCTGCATGCTGGAGACGGTGACGCGTTGGCATAGCGACCGCTCCATCTACGAGaag GAGTGCGCCAACTACCCCGGCTTCCTGACCATCTTCAGGGCCACGGGCTTCGACGGAGGGAACAAGGCGGACCAGCTGGACTACGAGAACTTCAGACACGTGGTCCACAAGTGGCACTACATGCTCACCAAG GCCTCGGTGCACTGCCTGGAGACGGGGGAGTACACCCACATCAGGAACGTCCTGATCGTGCTCACCAAGATCCTGCCGTGCTACCCCAAGGTGCTGAACCTGGGCCAGGCGCTGGAGTGCCGCGTCCACAAGATctgcctggaggagaaggagaagaggccCGACCTCTACGCCCTGGCCATGGG gtactCGGGCCAGCTGAAGGGGCGTAAGGCCCACATGGTCCCGGAGAACGAGTTCCACCACAAGGAGCAGCCGGCCAGCAGAACCGCTCTGGGCGGCCAGCAGAACGGCCCCCTGGCCAGCAAGGCCCCCGCCAGCAAGACAGAGGACCCAGGGGCCGAGGACGGAG ATCGCGGTAAAGATAAGACTGCAGGAACAACCAAACCAGTGAACAAAGCCAACAGCACCACAGCCAAGGTCACCACCAGCAACGGGAACTCAGCTCCCAACAG CACCAAGGCGACCAAGGAGGACAAGGAGAAGAGcgggaaggagaagaagaaggagaagacgcCGGGCAGCACGCCGGAGACCAAGGGGGAGCGCCGCGACAAGAGGGAGGAGCGGGGCGCCGGCGGCAAGGAGGAGCgcacgggaggaggaggagggggagggggagggggagcggcGGCCAAGGAGGAGCGGGCGGGCCGCGAGGGTAAGGAGCGGACCCCCAAGGCGGAGCGCGAcaagctgaaggaggagaagagcagcgCCAAGGAGGAGGCCAAGGAGGCGTCCCGGGAGTCCAAGAGCAAGGAGAAGGAGCGCGGGGCCACCGGCGGAGccaagctgccccccccccggcccgagTCTGAAACTGAGAGGG aaacAAAAAGGCGAAAGCTGGACAGCCATTCGTCTCCATCCCACTCGTCGTCTGTAAAG GACGCTAACACCGACCCTAAGGACTCAGCCAGCAAG CAACACCCCGGATACAACTGTGTGTCGCGCTccaagagcagagagagggagcaggacaAGAACGACGGCTCCACGCCCCGCGGGAAGGAcaagaaggaagagaaggagcgcaaggagaggaagagg gaCCACATCATCAGCGACCCGGAGGTCCCCCTGGAGACCAAGAGGAGGAAGGACGAGAACGGAACCA ACTCCTGCAAGAACAGCAAGAGCACCAGCCCGTCCTCGGACGCCCCTCTGtcggtggagaaggagaagaccaAGCGCTCCAAGTCCTCCTCCAAGGAGAAGAGTGACTCTGTGAAGCCCGAGAGGACTTCCTCTGGAGGCAAGaag GAGTCCCGTCACGACAAGGAGAAGTctgagaagaaggagaagagagacagcagcagtggaaaagaggagaagaagca TCATAAATCGTCAGACAAGCACCGATAG
- the thoc2 gene encoding THO complex subunit 2 isoform X1: protein MATLLLQTDWIKNWEKSGKHEFVQLCKDLSEKPSHGCEVRDMQTALYELCWQGVQGHLKLDLAASVLGDMMELREDMASILADVFSILDIETSAMEEKHRRENYTQLVGACLMFVPEVILKERLDPDTLESLGLIKQAHQFNQKIVKIKTKLFYKQQKFNLLREENEGYAKLISELGQDLSGNITSHVVLESIKSLIGCFNLDPNRVLDIILEVYEGRSDQDHFFLSLIKSYMCEPLTLCHMLGFKFKFYQEPNEETPRSLYHIAAALLHHNLVELEDLYVHLLPQDVSIVEEHKKEIQEAKQIARKLVMVVVPSEKSEDKDKEKEEEKNDKPPDNQKLGLLEALLRIGDWHHAQSIMDQMPSFYATSHKAIALALCQLVHLTVDPLYRRAAVPKGAKGRVLRPLRSRRTPRPAESFEDLRQDTFSMLCYLGPHLSHDPILFAKVVRLGKAFMKEYLAENRAEFKDKMETLLSCFLSIADQVLLPSLSLLECNACLSEEVWGLFKLFPYQHRYRLYGQWKNETYSSHPLLVKVKAQTIDRAKYIMKRLTKENVKPSGRQIGKLSHSNPTILFDYILSQIQWYDNLIGPVVDSLKYLTSLNYDLLAYCIIEALANPEKEKMKHDDTTISSWLQSLASLCGAVFRKYPIELAGLLQYVTNQLKAGKSFDLLILKEVVQKMAGIEITDEMTSEQLEAMTGGEQLKAEGGYFGQIRNTKKSSQRLKDALLDHELALPLCLLMAQQRNGVVFLEGGEKHLKLVGKLYDQCHDTLVQFGGFLASNLSTEDYIKRVPSIDILCNKFHTPHDAAFFLSRPMYAHQILSRYDELKKGEKGSRQQPKVHKYVAACEQVMGPVHEAVVSLHPPRVWDDLRPQFYATFWSLTMYDLAAPHTAYEREVNKLKVQIKAIEDNPEIPVNKKKKEKERCTALQDKLLEEERKQLEHVQRVLHRLKLEKDNWLLAKSTKNETITKFLQLCLFPRCIFSAIDAVYCARFVELVHQQKTPNFCTLLCYDRVFSAIIYTVASCTENESRRYGRFLCCMLETVTRWHSDRSIYEKECANYPGFLTIFRATGFDGGNKADQLDYENFRHVVHKWHYMLTKASVHCLETGEYTHIRNVLIVLTKILPCYPKVLNLGQALECRVHKICLEEKEKRPDLYALAMGYSGQLKGRKAHMVPENEFHHKEQPASRTALGGQQNGPLASKAPASKTEDPGAEDGDRGKDKTAGTTKPVNKANSTTAKVTTSNGNSAPNSTKATKEDKEKSGKEKKKEKTPGSTPETKGERRDKREERGAGGKEERTGGGGGGGGGGAAAKEERAGREGKERTPKAERDKLKEEKSSAKEEAKEASRESKSKEKERGATGGAKLPPPRPESETERETKRRKLDSHSSPSHSSSVKDANTDPKDSASKQHPGYNCVSRSKSREREQDKNDGSTPRGKDKKEEKERKERKRDHIISDPEVPLETKRRKDENGTNSCKNSKSTSPSSDAPLSVEKEKTKRSKSSSKEKSDSVKPERTSSGGKKVSPPPESRHDKEKSEKKEKRDSSSGKEEKKHHKSSDKHR, encoded by the exons TGTGCAGCTGTGTAAGGATCTCTCAGAGAAACCAAGCCATGGCTGTGAGGTTAGAG ACATGCAGACGGCCCTATATGAGCTGTGCTGGCAGGGGGTTCAGGGTCACCTCAAGCTGGACCTAGCTGCTTCTGTCCTTGGAGACATGATG GAACTCCGAGAGGACATGGCCTCCATACTGGCAGACGTCTTCAGCATACTGG ATATTGAGACGAGTGCCATGGAAGAGAAACACAGACGGGAGAACTACACCCAGCTGGTCGGAGCCTGTCTG ATGTTCGTGCCAGAGGTGATTCTGAAGGAGCGTCTGGACCCAGACACGCTGGAGTCCCTGGGCCTCATAAAGCAGGCCCACCAGTTCAACCAGAAGATCGTCAAAATCAAGACCAAGCTATT CTACAAGCAGCAGAAGTTCAACCTGCTGCGAGAGGAGAACGAGGGATACGCTAAGCTGATCTCAGAGCTGGGTCAGGACCTGTCTGGGAACATCACCAGCCACGTAGTGCTGGAGAGCATCAAGTCACTCATAG GCTGTTTCAACCTGGACCCCAACCGCGTGCTCGACATCATCCTGGAGGTGTACGAGGGCCGCTCGGACCAGGACcacttcttcctctccctcatcaAGTCCTACATGTGTGAACCACTCACCCTCTGCCACATGCTGGgcttcaagttcaagttctaCCAG gaGCCTAATGAGGAAACCCCCAGGTCTCTGTACCACATCGCTGCTGCTCTGCTCCACCACAACCTGGTAGAGCTGGAGGACCTCTACGTACAC CTCCTGCCACAAGATGTCAGTATAgtggaggaacacaagaaggaGATCCAGGAGGCCAAGCAGATCGCACGCAagctggtgatggtggtggtgcccTCGGAGAAGAGCgaggacaaggacaaggagaaggaggaggagaagaacgaCAAG cctCCAGACAACCAGAAGCTGGGTCTCCTGGAGGCGCTGCTCCGCATCGGGGACTGGCATCACGCCCAGAGCATCATGGACCAGATGCCCTCCTTCTACGCCACCTCGCACAAGGCCATCGCCCTGGCCCTCTGCCAGCTGGTGCACCTCACCGTGGACCCCCTCTACCGCAG GGCCGCTGTTCCCAAGGGGGCCAAGGGGCGCGTGTTGAGGCCCCTGAGAAGCCGCCGGACCCCCCGGCCGGCCGAGAGCTTCGAGGACCTGCGGCAGGACACCTTCAGCATGCTCTGCTACCTGGGCCCCCACCTGTCCCACGACCCCATCCTCTTCGCCAAGGTGGTCCGCCTGGGAAAGGCCTTCATGAAAGAG TACCTGGCTGAGAACAGGGCTGAGTTCAAAGACAAGATG GAGACGCTGCTGAGCTGCTTCCTGAGCATCGCGGACCAggtgctcctcccctccctctccctgctggAGTGCAACGCCTGCCTGTCTGAAGAGGTCTGGGGGCTCTTCAAGCTGTTCCCCTACCAGCACAG GTACCGGCTGTACGGTCAGTGGAAGAACGAGACGTACTCCAGCCATCCTCTGCTGGTCAAGGTGAAGGCCCAGACCATCGACCGGGCCAAGTACATCATGAA GCGGTTGACCAAGGAGAACGTGAAGCCGTCGGGGAGGCAGATCGGCAAGCTCAGCCATAGCAACCCCACCATCCTCTTCGACTAC ATCCTGTCCCAGATCCAGTGGTACGATAACCTAATCGGGCCTGTGGTGGACTCTCTGAAGTACCTCACGTCCCTGAACTACGACCTGCTGGCCT ATTGCATCATCGAGGCTCTGGCCAATCcggagaaggagaagatgaaACACGACgacaccaccatctcctcctggCTGCAGA GTCTGGCCAGTCTGTGTGGAGCGGTGTTCAGGAAGTACCCCATCGAGCTGGCCGGCCTGCTGCAGTATGTGACCAATCAGCTGAAGGCAGGGAAGAG cttTGACCTGCTGATCCTGAAGGAGGTGGTGCAGAAGATGGCCGGCATCGAGATCACGGACGAGATGACGTCGGAGCAGCTGGAGGCAATGACCGGGGGAGAACAGCTCAAAGCAGAG GGGGGGTACTTCGGTCAGATCCGTAACACTAAGAAGTCGTCCCAGCGGCTGAAGGACGCGCTGCTGGACCACGAGCTGGCCCTGCCCCTCTGCCTTCTCATGGCCCAGCAGAGGAACGGGGTGGTGTTCCTGGAGGGCGGCGAGAAGCACCTCAAGCTGGTGGGGAAGCTCTACGACCAG TGCCACGACACCCTGGTCCAGTTCGGGGGCTTCCTGGCCTCCAACCTGAGCACGGAGGACTACATCAAGAGGGTCCCCTCCATCGACATCCTGTGCAACAAGTTCCACACGCCCCATGACGCGGCCTTCTTCCTGTCCCGACCCATGTACGCCCACCAGATCCTG TCGCGCTACGACGAGCTGAAGAAGGGGGAGaagggcagccggcagcagccCAAGGTGCACAAGTACGTGGCGGCGTGCGAGCAGGTGATGGGCCCGGTGCACGAGGCGGTGGTGTCCCTGCACCCGCCGCGGGTCTGGGACGACCTGCGGCCTCAGTTCTACGCCACCTTCTGGTCGCTCACCATGTACGACCTGGCCGCGCCCCACACCGCCTACGAGCGGGAGGTCAACAAGCTGAAGGTCCAGATCAAGGCCATCGAGGACAACCCCGAGATA CCGgtgaacaagaagaagaaggagaaggagcgctGCACGGCCCTGCAGGAcaagctgctggaggaggagaggaagcagCTGGAGCACGTCCAGAGGGTCCTGCACCGCCTCAAGCTGGAGAAGGACAACTGGTTACTGGCCA AATCCACGAAGAACGAGACCATCACCAAGTTCCTGCAGCTCTGTCTCTTCCCTCGCTGCATCTTCTCGGCCATCGACGCCGTCTACTGCGCCCGCTTCGTGGAGCTGGTGCACCAGCAGAAGACGCCCAACTTCTGCACCCTGCTGTGCTACGACcgg GTGTTCTCCGCCATCATCTACACGGTGGCCAGCTGCACGGAGAACGAGTCGCGGCGCTACGGACGCTTCCTCTGCTGCATGCTGGAGACGGTGACGCGTTGGCATAGCGACCGCTCCATCTACGAGaag GAGTGCGCCAACTACCCCGGCTTCCTGACCATCTTCAGGGCCACGGGCTTCGACGGAGGGAACAAGGCGGACCAGCTGGACTACGAGAACTTCAGACACGTGGTCCACAAGTGGCACTACATGCTCACCAAG GCCTCGGTGCACTGCCTGGAGACGGGGGAGTACACCCACATCAGGAACGTCCTGATCGTGCTCACCAAGATCCTGCCGTGCTACCCCAAGGTGCTGAACCTGGGCCAGGCGCTGGAGTGCCGCGTCCACAAGATctgcctggaggagaaggagaagaggccCGACCTCTACGCCCTGGCCATGGG gtactCGGGCCAGCTGAAGGGGCGTAAGGCCCACATGGTCCCGGAGAACGAGTTCCACCACAAGGAGCAGCCGGCCAGCAGAACCGCTCTGGGCGGCCAGCAGAACGGCCCCCTGGCCAGCAAGGCCCCCGCCAGCAAGACAGAGGACCCAGGGGCCGAGGACGGAG ATCGCGGTAAAGATAAGACTGCAGGAACAACCAAACCAGTGAACAAAGCCAACAGCACCACAGCCAAGGTCACCACCAGCAACGGGAACTCAGCTCCCAACAG CACCAAGGCGACCAAGGAGGACAAGGAGAAGAGcgggaaggagaagaagaaggagaagacgcCGGGCAGCACGCCGGAGACCAAGGGGGAGCGCCGCGACAAGAGGGAGGAGCGGGGCGCCGGCGGCAAGGAGGAGCgcacgggaggaggaggagggggagggggagggggagcggcGGCCAAGGAGGAGCGGGCGGGCCGCGAGGGTAAGGAGCGGACCCCCAAGGCGGAGCGCGAcaagctgaaggaggagaagagcagcgCCAAGGAGGAGGCCAAGGAGGCGTCCCGGGAGTCCAAGAGCAAGGAGAAGGAGCGCGGGGCCACCGGCGGAGccaagctgccccccccccggcccgagTCTGAAACTGAGAGGG aaacAAAAAGGCGAAAGCTGGACAGCCATTCGTCTCCATCCCACTCGTCGTCTGTAAAG GACGCTAACACCGACCCTAAGGACTCAGCCAGCAAG CAACACCCCGGATACAACTGTGTGTCGCGCTccaagagcagagagagggagcaggacaAGAACGACGGCTCCACGCCCCGCGGGAAGGAcaagaaggaagagaaggagcgcaaggagaggaagagg gaCCACATCATCAGCGACCCGGAGGTCCCCCTGGAGACCAAGAGGAGGAAGGACGAGAACGGAACCA ACTCCTGCAAGAACAGCAAGAGCACCAGCCCGTCCTCGGACGCCCCTCTGtcggtggagaaggagaagaccaAGCGCTCCAAGTCCTCCTCCAAGGAGAAGAGTGACTCTGTGAAGCCCGAGAGGACTTCCTCTGGAGGCAAGaaggtcagcccccccccg GAGTCCCGTCACGACAAGGAGAAGTctgagaagaaggagaagagagacagcagcagtggaaaagaggagaagaagca TCATAAATCGTCAGACAAGCACCGATAG